The DNA segment GTGAGGCAAAGCGTGCCTTCCAGGCGATGATGACGATGAAGAAGATCGATATCGCCGCCATCGAGGCAGCGCGGCGAGCATGACGTGAAGACGCCGAGCTGCCTTCATTAATCGTGGATCACGGCCATCTGGAAGGAACCCAGCCCACGTCAATCGTTTCCAGTTTGTCAATAGCCCTGGACTCTGCAGGTGTAGTTCCCGGCGTCGTTGGTACTGCCGGTTCCTTCATAGACAGTTCGTTGCGGGCATGGGCAAAGGGAGCGAGTCATGTCGATGCCGCCAAGTTCGTTGACTCTAGCGACGGTGATGGATTTGGGGGGCTCGTCCTGTTCGCGCCAGCGTTCGAGCGCGGCGAGGGCGTTGAACTGATTGGGGCCGGTGCCGCCGCCGCAATGGGCCATACCGGGGACCATGAAGAGACGAAGCCAGTTCTCTTGATTTGGGCCCATTTGTCTCAGGACGGACTGGTAATAAGAGATGGTATTTAGTGCGGAGATCGTGCCGCCGGAACCTCCGTCGCTCCAACCGTGATAGAGGAGGAGTTTGCCCCCGCGCGCTTTGAATTTTGCCAGGTCTGGGTTGACAGCCTGGATTTCTTTCCCGTGCCGGAGTGCTCGTTCGATGTCCTTTTCGAGGTCGAAGGTGCGCCAATCCCAAGCGGGGTTTTGATTGGCGATGTAGCGGAACAGGTCGATGTCCATGCCGCCGGGTTGGGTGGCGCCGGCGGGAAGGCGCCAGCCGAGTTCACCACCAAAGGGGAGGCGCGGGTAGAGGAGTTCGCCGGTGGATGTACGTGCGTCGGTGTAGGCGGCGTTGACGGTTTCCATTTGCGGGGGGGTGAGGCAACTTGCGGTTTCGGGGCCGTTGCACTTGAGGACGCTGGGGTCGAAGTTGCAGTCGCGGGGGTCTTCGAGGAGGCGATCTTTGACGCCGTCGTTGGCGTCGCATTTGTCGAGGACTGCGTCGTTGAGAAGCTTAAGTTTTTCAGGCGGCAGCGCGTGTTGTGGTGACTTGAGCGCTGTCATCAACAGACGCATGCGCCAGGCACAAAGGTAAATCTGATTGTTAGCGGGCGCGCCGGCGATGATGCCATCGAAGTCTTCCGGGTAACGCTGCGCTGACATCAGACCTTGGCGTCCACCTGTTGAACAGCCCTCCCAATAGGACAGGCGTGGGCCACGTCCATAATAGGCCGCTACCAGCGCCTTGGCCTTGACGGCGGTTTCGTGAACGGCGCGAAAGGCGAAGTCGACGATCTTCTCGGGGTGGCCGAGTGCAAAACTGCCGCTGCCGCCGGTGTGACCGGTGTCGGTGGACGCACTGGCATAGCCTTCGCGAACGGCTTTCGTCATTCCGCCGGTGTTGACGCTACCGACGAAACCGCCTCCGCCTTCCATGAGGAATTTGCCGTTCCAATCGGCGGCCGCCGGCAGCCAGACTTCGGACTTGATTTCAGAATCAGCCGACGGCCGGAGAGTGATGGAAACCCGGCAGTGAGTTGCGGTTTGCGCCGCTGCGGTGATTTCGGGCAGGCGAGCCATGTCGGCACAAGGTGTCTGGGCGAACAGAGGGACGGCGAGAATAGGGAGCAGTAGGCGCATGCTCACAGGCTACTGCGTTCCGGCGGCCGGGCGATTGGCGCCAACGACGTCGGAGACCGAGATCCGCTTTCCACCGCGGATTCCAAGCCGATCACTCGCAAACCCGAAGGTGGCAGACTCGAGTCCGCGGTTCCGGTTGCCCAGTTTGACCATCTTGAACCTAGCGGTGGGCGCATCCGGGCCAGCAACAGGGCCGTCGTTTTCCATCCTTTAAGCTTGCACAGCCCCACTCGATCCGGCGGCTTCTGGTTTCTGCTTTCTTAGCTGAGTCAATCCAACATATCCACTCGTTGCGTGCGAGCGGTGTAATATCCTCCCATGCTGTCAATGCCTGCGGGTCGGATGCAAGTGCTCTTTTCAGATCTGCGGGAATTCTGTGAACCACACCACCAGAGATCTTGTTTCGAGGCATACATACGCTTCCTTTCGCAGGTTCCAGCGGCGCTAGGATCTCCGCTGACCAGCGGATTTGGATCCTTGAGTCATGTGGAGTCCTGTCCCTCAGTTTAGCTCGGCGCTTCATGGTCAACTGGTCGTGTCACGCGCAATCCGGAACTTGGGCTGTCGGAAGCCGACTTTTCGGTACCAATCGCCAGCCCGCGCCGCCGTTCCAACGTCAAAGACCCTGCAGCACGGTGGAACTCTTATCTTGATGATGACGAAAGTACGTCCAGAAGGCGTGCGTAATCAAGGCGTTGTCGGTGACAACCCGAACGACGCTGCCCGTCGTGCGCTCCTCAAGCAAGTAGAGGCCGCCCTCGTGCAGAATGTGAAGATCAAGGTTATTCAGAAGCACTCCGCGAAGCAGCTTTGCACAGTGCTCGGGAGTTCGAGCAACCAAAATACCGTGCGCAACCCCAGTATCATGATCAATCTGCAGCCCTAGAGGATGGTCTAGCCGAAACGTGTCTGCGCGCCTGTCGAACGCGGTGCCCTCCGGGACGTAAACGATGACCGGCTTGCCCTGCGCAAGGGTCGCCGCAAGTTCAGAGTCTTTGCCCATCGTGTCGGTTGTCCCCGCATTGTACAGCGTGACTGAAGCACGTTGCAGCATTAGGCATTCGATCAATCCTTTTGTTACCCGATCATCTTCGTAAGAAAGGGTTGGGTCGAAGAAGCGAAGTTTCAGGTTCTTCACAGAACGATCTTCGAACACAGATTCGGTGAATCTGTGCTGGCTAACGAAGTCCGCCGCTGCGCGCATCGACGTCGCAACGTAGACATCAACATAGGGTAGGGACAGGTACCTGAGCGTATTCTTCCGGCCAATATCTCTCGCTTCTTCCTGTCGCGTGAGAAGCGCACTGCTCTCGGCCCTGAGTGTCGCCGCCAGTTGCCCCAAGTCGGAGCAATCGCGACCGTTCAGCACCTGGGCGAGTCGATCGTTTAGAACGGGCGGAAGGCTAGCGAGTAGCGCAGAAAAATCCTTCTCGTTGAGCGACACTTCAGCTATAGTCTGCAAATAGACGAACGGTTCGATGACGGCGGACGACAAGTATCCGAGCAGGTGAAGATCTTCTTCTGGGATGGTCGCGATTTCCTTGAATTC comes from the Clostridia bacterium genome and includes:
- a CDS encoding tannase/feruloyl esterase family alpha/beta hydrolase, with the protein product MRLLLPILAVPLFAQTPCADMARLPEITAAAQTATHCRVSITLRPSADSEIKSEVWLPAAADWNGKFLMEGGGGFVGSVNTGGMTKAVREGYASASTDTGHTGGSGSFALGHPEKIVDFAFRAVHETAVKAKALVAAYYGRGPRLSYWEGCSTGGRQGLMSAQRYPEDFDGIIAGAPANNQIYLCAWRMRLLMTALKSPQHALPPEKLKLLNDAVLDKCDANDGVKDRLLEDPRDCNFDPSVLKCNGPETASCLTPPQMETVNAAYTDARTSTGELLYPRLPFGGELGWRLPAGATQPGGMDIDLFRYIANQNPAWDWRTFDLEKDIERALRHGKEIQAVNPDLAKFKARGGKLLLYHGWSDGGSGGTISALNTISYYQSVLRQMGPNQENWLRLFMVPGMAHCGGGTGPNQFNALAALERWREQDEPPKSITVARVNELGGIDMTRSLCPCPQRTVYEGTGSTNDAGNYTCRVQGY
- a CDS encoding YdeI/OmpD-associated family protein, with the translated sequence MPRNKISGGVVHRIPADLKRALASDPQALTAWEDITPLARNEWICWIDSAKKAETRSRRIEWGCASLKDGKRRPCCWPGCAHR